A DNA window from Daucus carota subsp. sativus chromosome 3, DH1 v3.0, whole genome shotgun sequence contains the following coding sequences:
- the LOC108210785 gene encoding U-box domain-containing protein 4: protein MESDIQTKFTYLGRTFNSLNIGDSSAAFSDCNSDRSGEFSTTSTQSRRLLTATLAGNSDDYVIEQLVSDLQSSSVDDQKMAAMELRLLAKNKPENRIKIAQAGAIKPLISLISSIDPQLQEYGVTAILNLSLCDENKELIASAGAIRPLVKALRIGNSTAKENAACALLRLSQIEENKVAIGRSGAIQLLVSLLETGNLRGKKDASTALYSLCSVKENKIRAVEAGIMKPLVELMADFGSNMVDKSGFVLSLLVSVAEARVAVVEEGGIPVLVEIVEVGSQRQKEIAAAILLKLCEDSSVYRTMVAREGAIPPLIALSQSGTSRAKEKAETLVELLRRPRSGNTAARTSDVSD, encoded by the exons ATGGAATCCGATATCCAGACGAAGTTCACTTACCTCGGAAGAACTTTCAACTCGCTCAACATCGGCGACTCGTCCGCCGCTTTCAGCGACTGCAACAGCGACCGGTCCGGCGAGTTCTCCACGACGTCGACGCAGAGTCGGCGGCTGCTGACGGCGACGTTGGCGGGGAACTCCGATGATTACGTGATAGAGCAGCTGGTTTCTGATCTGCAGTCGAGCTCGGTTGATGATCAGAAGATGGCGGCGATGGAGCTGAGGCTGTTGGCGAAGAATAAGCCGGAGAATCGGATTAAAATCGCGCAGGCCGGCGCGATAAAGCCGCTGATATCGCTTATTTCGTCAATTGATCCTCAATTACAAGAGTACGGAGTGACGGCGATACTGAATTTATCGCTGTGCGATGAGAATAAGGAGCTGATTGCGTCGGCCGGCGCGATTAGGCCGTTAGTGAAGGCGTTGAGGATCGGGAATTCGACGGCGAAGGAGAACGCGGCTTGCGCTTTGTTGCGGTTATCGCAGATTGAGGAGAATAAGGTTGCGATCGGACGGTCAGGAGCGATTCAGCTGCTCGTTAGCCTTCTGGAGACGGGGAATTTGAGAGGGAAGAAGGACGCGTCGACTGCGTTGTATTCGTTGTGTTCGGTTAAGGAGAATAAGATTAGAGCGGTGGAGGCGGGGATTATGAAGCCGTTGGTGGAGTTGATGGCGGATTTTGGGTCGAATATGGTTGATAAGTCGGGGTTTGTGTTGAGTTTGTTGGTGAGTGTGGCGGAGGCGAGGGTTGCAGTGGTGGAGGAAGGGGGAATTCCGGTGTTGGTTGAGATTGTGGAGGTTGGATCGCAGAGGCAGAAGGAGATTGCGGCTGCGATTTTGTTGAAGTTGTGTGAGGATAGCTCGGTGTATCGGACAATGGTGGCGAGGGAAGGTGCTATACCTCCTTTGATTGCGTTGTCACAATCCGGTACTAGTCGGGCTAAAGAGAAG GCGGAAACACTGGTTGAACTTCTACGCCGACCAAGATCCGGTAACACAGCTGCCAGGACGTCAGATGTTTCAGATTAA
- the LOC135151770 gene encoding uncharacterized protein LOC135151770, whose product MISPLICGSFQDQQDEDLELLRSCTSPKSRKPAKWHSFGGKSSKGNRNPYADRGLEKFSALLAELDSKRQKIYTQKGSEDISLLGFVYSKSDDYKPIVVRLKNKKQPNISSEKDKPKSTDNISTSEIEPANVAKVDQGRAMSQIVSNTKISPRKITSDFLKKMMLKHLRRPAYYVPMVTIFILIFLILFGRSFAILCTTLCWYFVPMIQSLDYKKTKTIKTKAMKKDYAKALSYSGNLATTSDHEISNLKKSKVMKKAMSYNNKFVKTGISDHGLSSPRSVLNGIKTPPTPASPPQQDHRRSFPR is encoded by the coding sequence ATGATCAGTCCTCTTATCTGTGGCAGTTTTCAAGATCAACAAGATGAAGATTTAGAGCTTTTAAGGTCATGCACGAGTCCGAAATCTCGAAAACCTGCCAAATGGCATAGCTTTGGTGGGAAATCAAGTAAAGGTAACAGGAACCCTTATGCAGACCGGGGGCTTGAAAAATTTTCTGCACTTCTGGCTGAGCTTGATTCGAAGAGACAGAAGATTTATACGCAGAAGGGCTCAGAGGATATTTCTCTTCTCGGATTCGTCTACTCAAAGTCCGATGATTATAAGCCTATTGTTGTCAGATTGAAGAACAAGAAACAGCCTAACATAAGTAGTGAAAAAGACAAGCCTAAAAGTACTGATAATATTAGTACTTCTGAGATCGAGCCGGCTAATGTTGCTAAGGTTGATCAGGGCAGAGCAATGTCTCAAATCGTATCGAATACAAAGATTTCTCCTAGGAAGATCACCTCCGATTTTCTTAAGAAAATGATGTTAAAGCATTTGAGGCGGCCTGCATATTATGTTCCTATGGTTACAatctttatattaatttttttgatattatttggAAGGTCTTTCGCCATATTGTGCACAACTCTCTGCTGGTACTTCGTGCCAATGATCCAGAGCCTCGATTACAAGAAGACCAAGACTATCAAGACAAAGGCCATGAAGAAAGATTATGCCAAGGCCTTGAGCTATAGTGGCAACTTGGCCACAACTAGTGATCAtgaaatatcaaatttaaagaAGTCTAAGGTGATGAAGAAAGCTATGAGTTACAATAATAAGTTTGTGAAGACCGGGATCAGTGATCATGGATTATCTTCTCCGCGGAGTGTGCTTAATGGAATCAAGACGCCTCCAACACCAGCTTCCCCACCACAGCAAGATCATCGGAGGAGTTTTCCAAGATAA
- the LOC108212027 gene encoding uncharacterized protein LOC108212027, producing MMQTIDSNKTAQILARYRPIAPKPPDHETNISTNSSPNSDSSCMPLNIRDSAYLRTVWPQLQSRSTRGRKRGRTSVPPPLPCKRSKPAHLPSPIPNQIPNQMIIPVEKNLVKHLELHQSPNLFTPKPIRLVSSSILIQPNSTLLSPALTNPGHSTADEIEKGIESQTLPVLISDSKNQVRLANSAYKRLIGQPECNWLESITACNRICGEVTLKIPESVVSELASSSKGVNFCLVVIEWGNSEYKSSITTSGEAVRLRCESRDYVFAWRFHTQGALVPAANF from the coding sequence ATGATGCAGACCATAGACTCTAACAAAACAGCGCAGATTCTGGCCAGGTACAGGCCTATTGCACCGAAACCACCTGATCATGAAACCAATATTAGTACTAATTCCTCTCCCAACTCAGATTCATCATGCATGCCTCTAAACATCAGGGACTCTGCTTATCTCAGAACCGTCTGGCCTCAGCTGCAATCCAGGTCTACTCGAGGCCGAAAGCGCGGTAGGACTTCGGTCCCCCCTCCTCTCCCATGCAAGAGATCAAAGCCTGCTCATCTCCCCTCTCCAATTCCAAATCAAATTCCAAATCAAATGATCATTCCTGTAGAGAAAAATCTTGTCAAGCATCTTGAATTACACCAATCTCCCAATCTCTTCACCCCGAAGCCTATTCGCCTCGTTTCCTCATCAATCCTAATCCAGCCAAACTCCACCCTCTTAAGCCCTGCACTCACTAATCCGGGTCATTCTACAGCCGATGAAATCGAGAAAGGAATAGAATCCCAAACCCTACCTGTACTAATCTCTGACTCAAAAAACCAAGTCAGGCTCGCCAATTCGGCTTATAAGCGCTTAATAGGACAGCCAGAGTGCAACTGGCTCGAATCAATCACTGCATGCAACAGAATTTGCGGTGAAGTAACCCTAAAGATCCCTGAATCTGTGGTTTCTGAGCTTGCTTCATCATCCAAAGGGGTGAATTTTTGCTTGGTGGTTATAGAGTGGGGGAACAGTGAGTACAAAAGCTCCATCACTACTTCAGGGGAGGCTGTGAGGCTGAGGTGTGAATCGAGGGATTATGTGTTTGCATGGAGGTTTCATACACAAGGGGCTCTGGTTCCTGCTGCGAATTTTTGA
- the LOC108214882 gene encoding U-box domain-containing protein 30: MRMHQMGNGGGGQVMDLETAVKDGILGGGLVVNGGGAGEKLDLGKMIEELDSIETPPVFICPISLEPMQDPVTLCTGQTYERSNILKWFSLGHFTCPTTMQELWDDSVTPNSTLYQLSYSWFSQKYVAMKKRSEDVQGRVLEILEKLKKVKGQARVHSLRELKQVVITHDSAKKTVVENGGVSFLSGLLGNFTTHAVGSDVIGILVNLELNSDAISNLIQPTKISLIVDILNEGSIDTKMNCTKLIEMLIEGKDSKAEVVSSLSLLVGLLRLVKDKRYPNGVLSGLRLLKKICSYEGLRSSVVSIGVVPQLVEMLPTLNAESLELALHILEVLSSFPKGRLALKECPNTIPIVVKLLMKISKNCTHLALSILWAIFELAPEECAALAVDAGLAAKLLLVIQSGCNPLLKQRSAELLKLCSLNCTDTIFNSKCKLTIAIR; the protein is encoded by the coding sequence ATGAGGATGCATCAGATGGGTAATGGTGGTGGGGGGCAGGTGATGGATCTTGAAACTGCAGTGAAAGATGGGATCTTGGGAGGTGGGTTGGTTGTGAATGGTGGTGGTGCTGGAGAGAAATTGGATCTTGGTAAGATGATTGAAGAGTTGGATTCAATTGAGACTCCACCTGTGTTTATTTGTCCTATTTCTTTGGAGCCAATGCAAGATCCTGTGACCCTTTGTACAGGTCAGACTTATGAAAGGTCTAATATTTTGAAATGGTTCTCTTTAGGCCATTTTACTTGTCCTACTACAATGCAGGAGCTTTGGGATGATTCTGTTACTCCTAATAGTACTTTGTATCAGTTGAGTTATAGTTGGTTTTCGCAGAAGTATGTGGCTATGAAGAAGAGGTCAGAGGATGTGCAAGGGAGGGTTTTAGAGATTTTGGAAAAATTGAAGAAGGTTAAGGGTCAAGCTAGGGTTCATTCTTTGAGGGAGCTGAAGCAAGTTGTAATCACACATGATTCTGCAAAGAAGACAGTTGTGGAGAATGGTGGGGTAAGTTTTTTATCTGGTTTATTGGGTAATTTTACTACTCATGCTGTTGGGTCTGATGTAATTGGGATATTGGTAAATTTGGAACTCAATTCAGATGCAATTAGTAATTTGATTCAACCCACTAAGATTTCTTTGATTGTGGATATATTGAATGAGGGGTCAATTGATACGAAGATGAATTGCACAAAATTGATTGAAATGTTGATTGAGGGGAAGGATTCTAAGGCAGAAGTTGTTTCAAGTCTGAGTCTTTTGGTAGGGTTGTTGAGGCTAGTGAAGGATAAGAGATACCCGAATGGCGTATTATCTGGACTCCGGTTATTGAAGAAGATTTGTTCATATGAAGGTTTGAGAAGCTCGGTGGTGAGTATTGGGGTTGTTCCTCAACTGGTTGAGATGTTGCCCACTTTGAATGCTGAATCTTTAGAGCTAGCATTGCACATCCTTGAAGTCTTGTCATCCTTTCCAAAGGGTAGGCTGGCTTTGAAGGAATGCCCCAACACCATTCCAATTGTTGTCAAGTTGTTGATGAAGATTTCGAAGAATTGCACTCATTTGGCGTTATCAATTTTGTGGGCAATATTTGAGCTTGCCCCAGAAGAATGTGCAGCACTGGCTGTTGATGCAGGCCTAGCGGCGAAGCTGCTTCTTGTTATTCAGAGCGGGTGCAATCCCTTACTAAAGCAACGGTCAGCAGAGTTGTTGAAACTGTGTAGTTTAAATTGCACAGATACAATATTCAATTCCAAGTGTAAGCTTACCATAGCAATAAGATGA